Part of the Acidimicrobiia bacterium genome is shown below.
ACCGGCCTCAAGAGCTACCGCATGACCGTGTTCAAATCGTTACCCCGCACCGGCCTGCCGGAGCACTTCTCGAGCTGGGGCGAGTATCAGCGCCATGTCAACGTGCTGGTCGAAGCCGGCATCATGCAGGACGCCACCCGACTGTGGTGGGATGTCCGGCCCAGCGCCAGGTATCCGACCATCGAGATGCGCATCGCCGACATCTGCACCCGCATCGACGACGGAGTGACCATCGCCACGCTCTTCGTTCTCTTGCTCCGCATGCTCTACCGCCGCCGGCGAAAGAACCAGCGCTGGCGCACCTACGCCAACATGCTCGTGGCGGAGAATACGTGGCGTGCACAGCGCTACGGGGTGCACGGGTCGCTCATGGACTACGGGCGGGGCGAGTTGGTCCCCTACGCGCAACTGGCTGACGAACTCATCGAGATTCTGTGGCGGGAAGCGGAAGAGACCGGGACGACCGCAGAGCTGCAGCATCTGGCCACGATTGCCAGAGAAGGAACGAGCGCCGACCGGCAGCTGGCCACCTACGTGGCTGCTGTGGAAGGCGGCGCCGAACCGCACGAGGCCCTCAAATCGGTGGTTGACATGCTGATGCGAGAAACGATCGATGGAGTCTGAGCCGCTTCGCCGGCGATTCGAACTCCCCGGCCCGCTCGACCTGATCCGCACGGTCGGTCCGCTGCTCGGACCGTCGCAATCCATCGGCCTGGTCGACCGGGGCGAGGTATGGCGGGCTTCGCGAACGCCGGTGGGATCAGTCACCCTTCACGTCGTAATAGGCGAGAGGGCCGTCGATGCTGAGGCCTGGGGGGAAGGAGCCGATTGGGCGTTGGCACATGTCCCCGACCTGCTGGGCTTCTCCGATGATCCGACCACCTTCCGGCCGGATCACCCGCGGTTGCGCGACCTCCACGTGCGGGCAGGCGGAGTGCGGTTTGGGGCGACGCGGTCGGTATTCGAGGTGCTGGTTCCAACGATCCTCGGACAGAAGGTGACTACCAAGGAATCGCATAGCGGCTACCGGCGGCTTGTCGAGGTGCACGGCGAGCCGGCTCCTGGACCCCGTGATCTGCGGCTTGCGCCCTCGGCGGAGGTGCTCGCCGAGCTTCCCTACTTCGAGTATCACCCGCTGGGCATCGAACGGAAGCGGGCGGACATCATCCGCAGCGTTGCGGCTCGCATCGGGCGACTCGAGGAGATCGTGACGATGAATCGCGATGAGGCGGTGCAACGGTTGATGGCCTTCGAGGGAATCGGACCGTGGACGGCCGCCTTCGTGATGGCGGCGGCGCTTGGTGATGCAGACGCAGTTCCGGTTGGCGACTTCCACCTGCCGAATACCGTCGCCTGGGCGCTGGCGAGCGAGCCTCGGGCAGATGACGCCCGCATGCTCGAGCTGCTCGAACCCTATCGCGGCCACCGGGGGAGGGTGATCCGGCTGCTCAAGCAGGCCGGGATCCATGCACCCAAGTACGGCCCGCGCAGCCCGATCCGCAGCTTCGAGGGTAGTTGAGGACCAGGTTGGTCCCCGAATAGAGCTGCCCGGCGAGGTGGTCTGGTGAGTTGGGAAGGCGCCAGTTCCCGCCTCCGGCGCCGGGAATCAGCGCAGCAACTCGAGTGCTGCTGCGGCGACGAGTGACCCGTATCCGTCCGGGTCCACCATCTCATTGTGGCCTGCTCCCTCCACCATGGTCAGCTGCACCTCGTGACCCGCCCCGGTGAGTGCTTCGTGGAAGTCCAGGGTGGACTGCTGTGGGACCGTTCGGTCGGCGGTTCCTTGCAGCAGGCGCATCCGGAGGTCCGGGCGCCGATCGACATAGGTGTACGGATTGCCGTCCGCCCAGGTGTCGGGGACTTCGGCCGGAGCGCCACCGAAGAACGGGATGAGCAGCGGTGAGAACTGGTCGGAGTCGTACGGTCCGGCGACGCCCACGAACGCGTCCGGAAGACTCGAGCCCCCGTCGGCTAGACAATCTCCCTCGAATTCGTCCCCCGCCAGGGCGACAACCGCGCCGAGGTGCGCTCCGGCGGAGTAGCCGACCAGAGCGATCCGGCCCGGGTCACCTCGGTACGAGTCGGCGGCGTCCCGTGCGAAGCGCACTCCACACGAGATGTCTTCGAAGGTGCCGGGGTAGGAACCGCCGAGAGCGATCGTCCGGTAGGAGATGTTGTACACGACGGCTCCCTCGCCGGCGATCAGCGCGGCGAGACCTGCCAAATCGGAGCGTTCGCCTCCCACCCAACCACCACCGTGGACGAGAACGACCACGGGGAGCAGCTCGTCACCGGCAGGTCTGAGCACATCCAGCACCAGCAAATCGGTGAACGGAACCCGCTCGTCGGTCTCGATGGTCCCCCCCGCCGGTGCGATGGTGGCGATGGGTAGCGTTGGCGCCTCCACGACGGCAGAGGTCGACGGAGAACGGGAGGTCGCCTCGTTGCCGGCGCAGGCGGCGGTCAACATAACGGCGAAAAGGAGGGTGAGTAAGGAGCGGAGCACGCAAGGAGTGTATGGCAGGTCGAGCGTTGTGCTGCGAGCCCGGGCGTAGGCTGATCGTCGAACGAAGAGACGAGGAGCAATGAGACCATTCCGCTTCGGGTTGAGCCGCACCGTTGCCGAAGGACGGACCGACTGGGAAGAGCACGTCCGGCATGCCGAATCAGTGGGCTACGACGTCCTGCAGGTGGCTGACCACCTCGGCGCACTGGACCCTTTCGTTGCGCTCCAACTGGCGGCCGATGTGTCGACCTCGCTGAGGCTCGGCACGTACGTCATCAACAACGACTTCTACAACCCTTTGTTGCTGGCCAGGAGTGCAGCCACTCTGGATCTGTTTTCCGACGGCAGGCTCCAGTTGGGTCTGGGAGCAGGTTGGAATGTGCCCGAGTACGAGGCGGCGGGCATCTCGTTCGATCGGCCGGGGATCCGGATCGAACGGCTGGCCGAGGCGGTGACGGTGCTGAGGAAACTGTTCGGCGGCGAAGCGGTCGGGTTTGAAGGCGATCACTACTCAGTCCACACCGAGAAGCTGGAGCCGATTCCTCCGCAGGGGGCCGGCCTCCCGATCATGATCGGTGGAAACGGAGACCGCCTGCTCACCACCGCGGCGCGGATGGCCGATATTGTTGCCTTCACGGGATTCACGAGTGGAGCAGGGGGCCCCGATGCGTCTCACTTCACCACGGCGGGGCTGGCCGATCGGATCGAGCACGTCCGGGCCGGCGCCGCGGATCGATTCGTCGATCTCGAACTCAATGTGCTCGTCCAGAGGGCACTGGTGACCGATGATCGGCGCGCCGCCGCCGAGGCGCTGGCCGGTGAATGGGGCGGAGACGGACTGGCGGTCGATCCATCCGATCTTCTCGACAGTCCGTTCCTCCTCTTCGGAACGGTCGACGAGATC
Proteins encoded:
- a CDS encoding carboxylate-amine ligase, whose protein sequence is MPEPSFTMGIEEEYLLVDLETRDLVRDPPADVMVDSQNLLQDQVGPEFLRSQIEVGTKVCSTIQEARADLGRLRQNVAEVAGTHGMGLIAASTHPFARWGEQLPTDKDRYLELERDMQSVVRRLVICGMHVHVGVEDDDLRIDLMNQVTYFLPHILAASTSSPFWHGNDTGLKSYRMTVFKSLPRTGLPEHFSSWGEYQRHVNVLVEAGIMQDATRLWWDVRPSARYPTIEMRIADICTRIDDGVTIATLFVLLLRMLYRRRRKNQRWRTYANMLVAENTWRAQRYGVHGSLMDYGRGELVPYAQLADELIEILWREAEETGTTAELQHLATIAREGTSADRQLATYVAAVEGGAEPHEALKSVVDMLMRETIDGV
- a CDS encoding DNA-3-methyladenine glycosylase 2 family protein; its protein translation is MESEPLRRRFELPGPLDLIRTVGPLLGPSQSIGLVDRGEVWRASRTPVGSVTLHVVIGERAVDAEAWGEGADWALAHVPDLLGFSDDPTTFRPDHPRLRDLHVRAGGVRFGATRSVFEVLVPTILGQKVTTKESHSGYRRLVEVHGEPAPGPRDLRLAPSAEVLAELPYFEYHPLGIERKRADIIRSVAARIGRLEEIVTMNRDEAVQRLMAFEGIGPWTAAFVMAAALGDADAVPVGDFHLPNTVAWALASEPRADDARMLELLEPYRGHRGRVIRLLKQAGIHAPKYGPRSPIRSFEGS
- a CDS encoding alpha/beta hydrolase, with amino-acid sequence MLRSLLTLLFAVMLTAACAGNEATSRSPSTSAVVEAPTLPIATIAPAGGTIETDERVPFTDLLVLDVLRPAGDELLPVVVLVHGGGWVGGERSDLAGLAALIAGEGAVVYNISYRTIALGGSYPGTFEDISCGVRFARDAADSYRGDPGRIALVGYSAGAHLGAVVALAGDEFEGDCLADGGSSLPDAFVGVAGPYDSDQFSPLLIPFFGGAPAEVPDTWADGNPYTYVDRRPDLRMRLLQGTADRTVPQQSTLDFHEALTGAGHEVQLTMVEGAGHNEMVDPDGYGSLVAAAALELLR
- a CDS encoding TIGR03621 family F420-dependent LLM class oxidoreductase; translated protein: MRPFRFGLSRTVAEGRTDWEEHVRHAESVGYDVLQVADHLGALDPFVALQLAADVSTSLRLGTYVINNDFYNPLLLARSAATLDLFSDGRLQLGLGAGWNVPEYEAAGISFDRPGIRIERLAEAVTVLRKLFGGEAVGFEGDHYSVHTEKLEPIPPQGAGLPIMIGGNGDRLLTTAARMADIVAFTGFTSGAGGPDASHFTTAGLADRIEHVRAGAADRFVDLELNVLVQRALVTDDRRAAAEALAGEWGGDGLAVDPSDLLDSPFLLFGTVDEITEGLERVREELGVSYVTVFAGRSEGFDAVVERLAGT